The Sedimentibacter sp. zth1 DNA segment GATATACCAGAATCAAAAGAAAATGCTGAGAAAATCAAAAAAGAATTTGCTGATAAATTCGATATATATGAAGTTTCAGCTGCTACTGGCGAAGGGCTTGACGTATTAAAAAGAGTAGCATATGAACAGTTATTAAAAATAGAAGACGAAATAGAATTTGTTGATGAGACTGAAGTTGAAAAATTCTATGATGTAAAAGAAAGAGATACTATTGTTGTAAGAAGAGAAAACAAGACCTACATTGCTGAAGGTGAATTCTTAGAGCGTTTAGTTAACTTTACTAACTTTGATGATTTCGAATCATTTAGCAATTTCCAAAAGGTACTTATCGATAAGGGCGTTATTCAAAAACTTAGAGAACTTGGAGCTCTTGAAGGTGATGAGATTAGCGTATGTGGAGTTGTATTCGATTTTGTTGAATAAATTGGAGGTAAAAGGTGCTTACAGGAAAACAAAGAAGCTATCTAAGATCTTTAACTAATACATTAGAACCAGTTTTAATTATTGGAAAAAACGGTGTTACTGAAAATGTTATTAAACAATTAGATGATTTATTAGAAGCTAGAGAATTAATAAAAATAAAATTATTAGATAATAGTGGATTGAGTGCTAAAGAAGTTGCTAGTGAAGTATGTGATATACTTAAATCACAATACGTACAAAGCATTGGTAGTAAGTTTACTATATACAGAGAATCAAAAGAACCACTAATAAATATTCCAAAATAAATAGGATATACTAAGATTATTAATCTTAGTATATTTTTTTGGAGGTAATGATAATGAAAGATAGTAATTTTGAAAAACTACAAAAATTATATGAGCAGGGATATAGATGTATTAGGTACGATGATGTTAAAGATGAAAAAATGAATATTTACTTGCAAAATTTTGATATAGAAGAGAAAACAAAAGCGCTTGAGGTTTTAGATTTTAACGAAAAAGTTCAAGTAATAGATTTTATAAATAAGAATAATCTCTTTAAATAATATTTTAATT contains these protein-coding regions:
- the yhbY gene encoding ribosome assembly RNA-binding protein YhbY; translated protein: MLTGKQRSYLRSLTNTLEPVLIIGKNGVTENVIKQLDDLLEARELIKIKLLDNSGLSAKEVASEVCDILKSQYVQSIGSKFTIYRESKEPLINIPK